In Leptospira sp. WS58.C1, a single genomic region encodes these proteins:
- a CDS encoding pectin acetylesterase-family hydrolase has translation MKDVKRIWWSGLLLTLSVTLFYCSPEQNTNNTQDLALLGGLLESPEKQAGDLAGLDNTDPKAQNILDDLTSVVYGSYDVVYIPGAVCSNGTPYKIFVDRADGILDWLLGYSSRLLVYLEPGGACWDYESCTGQTGIRGAANPNGIPDNHMNFGALLDPNVPGGSPNAVISPIILRNHPTGQNVKTSNWNKVFLPYCTGDVYAGNKVATYSDPTGQNPPITYRHVGAKNMELVINWLKNNFNKPKEMLVSGCSAGGAGSLINYHFIRKALSPSKSYLLNDSGPIFPAPGFGNQWPLHQKIKDAWNTEYFISKAQPDFPSIDIRADYGKISEALAQKYPNDKLAITLFRRDANYSMYSYARFYGLDENNPADKEYILSTLWAQDIENLKAQYDRFPNLEYFIPYYRSINESHCTSIVEFTGTEIENTGITLGTFINNYLLGSSTFRSFFESVNPNDANVTNFWFALVNLLL, from the coding sequence ATGAAAGATGTGAAGAGAATTTGGTGGTCAGGATTGTTACTAACGTTATCCGTAACGTTGTTTTACTGTAGTCCTGAGCAAAATACGAACAATACGCAAGACCTGGCTTTATTAGGAGGACTTTTAGAGTCTCCCGAAAAACAAGCGGGTGATCTGGCCGGATTAGATAACACGGATCCAAAGGCCCAAAATATTTTGGACGACCTAACGAGTGTGGTTTATGGCTCTTACGATGTAGTGTATATTCCGGGCGCTGTGTGCAGCAACGGAACCCCTTACAAAATATTCGTAGATCGGGCCGATGGGATCTTGGATTGGCTCTTAGGATATTCCAGCAGATTATTGGTATATTTGGAACCCGGAGGAGCTTGTTGGGATTACGAAAGTTGTACAGGACAGACCGGTATCAGAGGAGCCGCCAATCCGAACGGTATTCCCGATAATCACATGAACTTTGGAGCATTATTAGATCCGAATGTTCCGGGAGGAAGTCCCAATGCGGTAATCTCACCGATCATATTAAGAAACCATCCTACAGGACAGAACGTTAAGACTTCCAATTGGAATAAGGTCTTTCTTCCGTACTGCACAGGCGACGTGTACGCGGGGAATAAGGTCGCGACTTATTCGGATCCAACCGGACAAAATCCTCCGATCACCTATCGACACGTAGGCGCCAAAAATATGGAGCTAGTCATCAATTGGCTGAAAAACAATTTTAATAAGCCGAAAGAAATGCTCGTTTCCGGATGTAGTGCAGGGGGTGCAGGTTCTTTGATCAATTATCACTTCATTAGAAAAGCTTTAAGTCCTTCCAAAAGTTATCTATTGAACGATTCCGGCCCGATATTTCCAGCTCCTGGATTCGGGAATCAATGGCCCTTACACCAAAAGATCAAAGACGCCTGGAATACGGAGTATTTTATCAGCAAAGCTCAACCTGATTTTCCTTCCATAGATATTCGTGCGGATTATGGAAAAATCAGCGAGGCCTTGGCCCAAAAATATCCGAACGATAAATTGGCGATTACTCTGTTCAGAAGGGATGCCAATTATTCCATGTATTCGTACGCAAGATTTTACGGATTAGATGAGAATAATCCGGCGGACAAGGAATACATCCTTTCCACTCTTTGGGCTCAGGATATCGAGAATTTGAAGGCGCAATACGATAGATTTCCGAATCTAGAATATTTTATACCGTATTACAGAAGTATCAATGAAAGTCATTGTACTTCCATTGTGGAGTTTACCGGAACGGAGATAGAAAATACCGGTATTACACTCGGGACCTTCATCAATAATTATCTATTAGGAAGTTCTACTTTTAGGAGTTTCTTTGAAAGTGTGAATCCGAACGATGCAAACGTAACGAATTTCTGGTTCGCGTTAGTTAACCTTTTACTATGA
- the crcB gene encoding fluoride efflux transporter CrcB: MNFLLVGLGGFFGSVCRYMISQTFPKDSGLFPISTFVVNILGSLLIGVFYGLAQGKISEEVRLFATVGFCGGFTTFSAFALENLKLLQSGSYFSFFAYIVLSTTICITAVFLGVYLSK, from the coding sequence ATGAATTTTTTGCTCGTAGGGTTAGGAGGGTTTTTCGGATCCGTTTGCAGATACATGATCTCCCAAACGTTCCCTAAAGATTCCGGTCTTTTTCCGATCTCCACATTTGTAGTAAACATCTTAGGCTCTCTGTTGATCGGGGTGTTTTACGGATTAGCTCAGGGAAAAATTTCGGAAGAAGTCAGACTATTTGCGACAGTAGGATTTTGCGGAGGATTTACGACCTTCTCCGCTTTCGCCTTAGAAAATCTTAAACTTTTGCAATCAGGAAGCTATTTTAGTTTTTTTGCATACATAGTACTTAGCACGACGATCTGTATCACCGCCGTGTTTTTAGGCGTATATTTAAGTAAATAA
- a CDS encoding YebC/PmpR family DNA-binding transcriptional regulator has protein sequence MSGHSKWATIKRKKDAIDSKRGAIFTKVVKEITVAARMGGGDINTNPRLRLAVLKAKASNMPKDNIDRAIKKGTGELEGVVYEECLYECFGPGGTAIMVEAVTDKKSRTTPEIKSILTKLGGSLATTGSVSRLFERKGIIVIPSEQISEEELFELAVGAGAEDVQNEGEVFRVITSPEDYEAVQTALTDKGIKSEESEIKFVALVGAEVSDKEIAEKVMKLIDNLEGHDDVQSVNSNFELSPELEKEFG, from the coding sequence ATGTCCGGGCATAGTAAATGGGCAACGATTAAGCGTAAAAAAGACGCGATTGATTCTAAAAGAGGGGCGATTTTCACCAAGGTGGTCAAGGAGATCACTGTCGCGGCTCGTATGGGCGGAGGAGACATTAACACCAATCCAAGGCTTCGACTTGCAGTGTTGAAGGCAAAGGCCAGCAACATGCCCAAGGATAATATTGACAGGGCGATCAAAAAAGGGACCGGAGAATTGGAAGGTGTTGTGTACGAAGAATGCCTTTACGAATGTTTCGGGCCTGGCGGAACTGCGATTATGGTGGAAGCGGTAACGGATAAAAAATCCAGGACCACTCCGGAGATCAAAAGTATTCTTACTAAGTTGGGCGGTTCTTTAGCAACGACAGGTAGCGTTAGTCGTCTTTTCGAAAGAAAGGGGATTATCGTAATTCCTTCTGAACAAATTTCCGAAGAGGAATTATTCGAATTAGCGGTGGGCGCAGGTGCGGAAGACGTTCAGAACGAGGGGGAAGTTTTCAGAGTAATAACTTCGCCGGAAGATTATGAAGCGGTCCAGACCGCTTTGACCGACAAAGGGATCAAGTCGGAAGAGTCGGAAATCAAATTCGTGGCTTTAGTCGGCGCGGAAGTTTCCGACAAAGAGATTGCGGAAAAAGTAATGAAACTGATCGACAATTTGGAAGGTCACGACGATGTCCAAAGTGTGAACTCCAATTTCGAACTTTCTCCGGAGTTAGAAAAAGAATTCGGCTGA
- a CDS encoding sodium:solute symporter family protein, protein MFFPIDWYLILAYIIFAFSVGLLLSSKAGESLSSYFVADRKLPWWWLGTSMVATTFAADTPLVITGMVALDGVGGNWLWWSWAIGYLIITVFFAASWRKAEVLTDVEFVELRYSGTGAAILRAAKAFFLSILFNSIILGWVFKAMSKITAPFLDWNVLLGSEVFSSISDVWPDFLILGDLNTTLTVLILFSVVVFYSSMGGIQGVILTDLFQFALGIGGAIVFAIFAVQYVGGLEGLYSKLETLYPGKSESIISFWPRIGEEEHGLPLQVFLIFVGVQWWIQYHSDGSGYLAQRLHTAKTPKDAELGSLWFNIANFILRTWPWVLTGLVCLVVFPLHDADLFQPAGAVVQSDREIAYPVLMKIVLPAGCLGLVFVSLMAAFMSTADTHINWGASYLVNDLYLRFLKPNAKNNETVIAGRVAVVLMAGIAILVATQMNSIASAWKFFLAMASGLGLPQILRWIWWRVNAWTELSGMGTALVLSLILYKVYPNVNADYLLFFTALGSVIVSILVTFLTAPVPDQVLDIFVAKLQPFGFWGKWGGVSVRKKFYYRIRIWLLAIFSLYAWLFGIGYLLQLKYALGGIFLLSGVISGLIVLKLWEKKDLLR, encoded by the coding sequence ATTTTTTTTCCTATCGATTGGTACCTGATCTTAGCGTATATCATTTTCGCTTTTTCGGTCGGACTTCTTCTTTCCTCTAAGGCGGGAGAAAGTCTGAGTTCCTACTTTGTCGCGGATAGAAAACTTCCTTGGTGGTGGCTCGGGACTTCCATGGTTGCGACCACATTTGCAGCGGACACTCCCTTGGTTATTACCGGAATGGTTGCTTTGGATGGGGTAGGCGGAAACTGGCTCTGGTGGAGTTGGGCGATCGGTTATCTGATCATTACCGTATTCTTTGCAGCATCTTGGAGAAAGGCAGAAGTTCTCACAGACGTTGAATTCGTAGAACTACGATACTCCGGAACAGGCGCAGCAATATTAAGAGCGGCCAAGGCATTCTTTTTAAGTATTCTTTTCAATTCCATCATACTGGGCTGGGTTTTTAAGGCAATGTCCAAGATTACCGCTCCTTTTTTGGATTGGAATGTATTGCTTGGCTCAGAAGTATTCAGTTCCATCTCCGATGTTTGGCCGGACTTTTTAATATTAGGAGATTTGAATACTACACTGACGGTTCTTATTCTTTTCTCGGTAGTAGTCTTTTATAGCAGTATGGGTGGGATCCAAGGTGTGATCCTTACGGACTTATTCCAGTTCGCTTTAGGAATAGGCGGTGCGATCGTATTTGCGATCTTCGCAGTCCAATACGTAGGCGGATTAGAAGGTCTGTATTCCAAATTAGAGACCTTATATCCTGGAAAATCGGAATCCATCATTTCTTTTTGGCCAAGGATAGGAGAAGAAGAACACGGACTACCTCTTCAGGTTTTTCTAATATTCGTAGGTGTACAATGGTGGATCCAATATCATTCGGACGGATCGGGATATTTAGCCCAAAGATTACATACTGCAAAAACTCCTAAGGATGCGGAATTAGGTTCTCTTTGGTTCAATATCGCAAACTTTATTTTACGCACCTGGCCTTGGGTACTAACAGGACTCGTATGTCTGGTCGTGTTCCCTTTACATGATGCGGATTTATTCCAACCTGCCGGTGCAGTCGTTCAATCGGATAGAGAGATCGCATATCCGGTACTGATGAAGATCGTTTTACCCGCCGGGTGTTTGGGATTGGTATTCGTAAGTTTGATGGCTGCGTTCATGTCCACTGCGGATACTCATATCAACTGGGGTGCCAGTTATCTAGTAAACGATCTTTATTTAAGATTTTTAAAACCGAATGCCAAGAATAATGAAACAGTTATCGCGGGAAGGGTAGCAGTAGTTTTGATGGCGGGGATTGCGATCTTAGTCGCAACTCAGATGAACTCAATTGCATCCGCATGGAAGTTTTTCCTTGCCATGGCTTCCGGTTTGGGGCTACCTCAGATCTTAAGGTGGATCTGGTGGAGAGTGAACGCTTGGACGGAATTGTCCGGAATGGGAACAGCCCTTGTTCTTTCATTAATTTTATATAAAGTATATCCTAATGTAAACGCGGATTACCTTCTATTCTTTACCGCTTTGGGAAGCGTGATCGTTTCCATTCTTGTGACCTTTTTAACTGCTCCTGTTCCGGACCAAGTGTTGGACATATTTGTAGCCAAGTTACAACCTTTCGGTTTCTGGGGAAAATGGGGCGGGGTTTCCGTTCGTAAAAAATTCTATTATAGAATTCGGATCTGGCTATTGGCGATCTTCTCCTTATACGCTTGGCTTTTCGGGATAGGATACCTTCTGCAATTAAAATATGCGTTAGGCGGTATCTTCCTTTTATCGGGTGTGATTTCTGGACTTATAGTTTTGAAATTATGGGAAAAGAAGGATTTGCTTCGATAA
- a CDS encoding type III pantothenate kinase: MILVIDVGNTNTVFGIYKNGSKEPIFHKRTVTRRDRTSDEMGLYLKGFLREFEIDSSLIAGGIYSSVVPQLNPIIERMIHDWFQIEPIRVQYQMKLPFGIKYARPFEIGADRLVNAAAAVKDHPGKSIIIDLGTATTFCVVDDTPDYLGGVIAPGLKGSMDALTRNTAQLPPIVFQAPSKILGDSTIESIQAGFFFGWIGLLEGIIKEVRAAYGNDYKVIGTGGLVTTIHAANPKIFDKIEPLLTLRGLQILYEDNTK, encoded by the coding sequence ATGATCCTAGTAATCGACGTTGGAAATACCAACACGGTCTTTGGTATTTATAAGAACGGTTCCAAGGAGCCGATTTTTCATAAGAGAACAGTCACTCGAAGAGATAGGACCTCCGACGAGATGGGACTTTACCTTAAGGGTTTTCTCCGAGAATTCGAAATTGATAGCAGCCTGATCGCGGGAGGTATCTACTCCTCGGTTGTCCCTCAGCTGAATCCGATCATTGAAAGAATGATCCACGATTGGTTTCAGATAGAACCGATCAGAGTTCAATACCAAATGAAGTTACCTTTTGGGATCAAATATGCCAGACCATTCGAGATAGGCGCAGATAGATTGGTAAATGCTGCAGCCGCAGTAAAGGACCATCCGGGAAAATCGATCATCATTGATCTAGGAACCGCCACCACATTCTGTGTTGTGGATGATACTCCCGATTATTTGGGTGGCGTGATCGCACCGGGGCTCAAAGGTTCTATGGACGCCTTGACCAGAAATACCGCACAATTGCCTCCGATCGTATTCCAAGCGCCTTCTAAAATATTAGGAGATTCTACTATAGAATCCATACAAGCGGGATTTTTTTTCGGATGGATAGGACTGTTAGAAGGTATAATCAAAGAAGTCAGAGCAGCTTACGGAAACGATTACAAGGTAATCGGAACCGGAGGGCTTGTGACGACCATCCATGCCGCAAATCCAAAAATTTTCGATAAGATAGAACCCCTACTTACCTTACGGGGACTGCAAATATTATACGAAGATAATACAAAATGA
- a CDS encoding sensor histidine kinase: MKHFYVAIRFRAKNFILFIKKHFQILREVRSNEEFIRSAYFEVYLILRYLFPFLFVVYIPFAILDWADFLKNSGYFPLLIYNSIFIPGCFLFTVLLNFPVLKSENNRRWIAVAGTLFLTSSGTAMNLLIFQFGTDISLFAFTQLGIAVLLRYPDKTKKVIYFTNYAVFFAAMFWLGKNSSFLIQNFFFTMVMTTLLDLISFLTKVNSFHKEQSIRDLNRKLVMESIKKSEILRIAIHDLKSPVTGIISLVGLYTREPSHISPSIRLTSSYADPPEILDHIDRTSRKILESIEDVLYLASSGDTETIENQSQNLNPELLLKSVACNLNFLFSSKNIRIEDNLSEYNFYFQANPQILYRIFDNLLSNAAKFSPENSEISLKSELISELHEKILIIKIEDSGPGFQPEDEKNMFREFSILSAKPTGSESSSGIGLALAKKLLDRMGIRIRLGNSETLGGAKVILEFPQSKAK; encoded by the coding sequence GTGAAACATTTCTACGTAGCCATTCGGTTTAGGGCTAAAAACTTCATACTATTCATAAAAAAACATTTCCAGATACTAAGAGAAGTCAGAAGTAACGAGGAATTTATCCGATCCGCTTACTTCGAAGTTTATTTAATACTTAGATATCTGTTCCCGTTCTTATTCGTAGTGTACATTCCTTTTGCCATTTTGGATTGGGCCGACTTTCTAAAAAATTCCGGTTACTTTCCTCTCTTAATTTATAACTCGATTTTTATTCCCGGTTGTTTCCTTTTCACTGTCCTTTTAAATTTCCCCGTTCTAAAAAGTGAAAATAACAGAAGATGGATCGCTGTTGCAGGAACCTTGTTCTTAACTTCCTCAGGCACGGCAATGAACTTGCTTATATTCCAATTCGGTACGGATATTTCTTTATTCGCGTTCACCCAATTAGGAATCGCAGTGCTCCTTCGTTATCCTGATAAAACGAAGAAGGTTATTTATTTCACTAACTACGCCGTATTTTTTGCGGCAATGTTCTGGTTGGGAAAAAACTCATCTTTTCTGATCCAGAATTTTTTCTTTACCATGGTCATGACAACTTTATTGGATCTGATCAGTTTTCTTACCAAGGTGAATTCTTTTCATAAGGAACAATCCATCCGAGATCTGAACCGAAAACTAGTAATGGAGTCCATTAAAAAATCTGAAATCCTAAGGATCGCGATTCACGATCTCAAAAGTCCCGTCACCGGGATAATAAGTTTGGTGGGACTTTATACGCGAGAACCTAGTCATATTTCTCCTTCGATTCGGCTCACTTCTTCTTATGCGGATCCTCCGGAAATCCTGGATCATATAGATAGGACATCCCGCAAAATTTTAGAATCCATTGAAGATGTTTTATATCTCGCAAGTTCCGGAGATACGGAAACGATCGAAAATCAAAGCCAAAATTTGAATCCGGAACTATTATTAAAATCGGTCGCTTGCAATCTAAACTTCCTGTTCTCCTCAAAGAACATTAGGATAGAAGATAATCTCTCGGAGTATAACTTTTACTTTCAGGCAAATCCTCAGATATTGTATAGAATATTCGACAACTTATTAAGTAACGCCGCCAAATTCTCCCCTGAAAATTCGGAGATATCGCTCAAAAGCGAACTTATCTCGGAACTACATGAGAAAATTCTAATTATCAAAATTGAAGATTCAGGACCGGGATTCCAACCCGAAGACGAAAAAAACATGTTCAGGGAATTTTCCATTCTCTCCGCAAAGCCGACCGGATCCGAATCCTCTAGCGGGATCGGACTAGCATTGGCTAAAAAATTATTGGATAGAATGGGGATCCGTATCCGCCTAGGTAACTCCGAAACACTCGGAGGAGCCAAGGTGATATTAGAATTTCCGCAATCAAAAGCGAAATAG
- a CDS encoding WG repeat-containing protein, with the protein MDRKFLPFVILAFLPLLVFCSKKNQLTAFEENGLYGYKDQNGKVQISPQYSIAYDFNENGVGFSFSKDGWVCIDPQNKVLLKVFPFDNGPDYFSEGLARFVEGSKFGFFDASCKKVILANYDFAFPILHGFSLACNGCGSESDGEHSTIHGGKYGLIDKTGKVIVPIEYDFISEINPETKTVEVSKGNTKKQINLP; encoded by the coding sequence ATGGATCGGAAATTTTTACCTTTTGTGATTTTGGCTTTTTTGCCTTTGCTCGTTTTCTGCTCTAAAAAAAACCAATTAACCGCTTTCGAAGAAAACGGTCTTTACGGTTATAAGGACCAGAACGGAAAAGTCCAGATCTCCCCTCAATATTCCATCGCTTACGATTTTAATGAGAATGGAGTAGGTTTTTCTTTCAGCAAAGACGGATGGGTCTGTATCGATCCTCAAAACAAGGTCTTATTAAAGGTGTTCCCTTTTGATAACGGTCCGGATTATTTTTCGGAAGGTTTGGCTCGATTTGTAGAAGGTTCTAAATTCGGATTTTTCGATGCTTCCTGTAAAAAGGTGATCTTGGCGAATTACGATTTTGCATTTCCAATCCTTCACGGTTTCTCGCTTGCTTGCAACGGTTGTGGATCCGAAAGCGACGGCGAACATTCCACCATTCATGGAGGGAAATACGGCCTGATAGATAAGACGGGAAAAGTTATCGTCCCGATTGAATACGATTTTATCTCGGAAATTAATCCGGAGACTAAAACGGTAGAAGTATCTAAGGGAAATACTAAGAAACAGATCAATCTTCCCTGA
- a CDS encoding LytR/AlgR family response regulator transcription factor, with protein MRILIVEDDVLSSRCLEILAKEFLNERIQSIHTVSDPGSAAEFIRKNPLDLLFLDINLKGETGFKLLEIESRSFFQTIIVSSERDNAVKAFEFSVLDFLPKPITRERFGISIQRYLSSHPNVFSLKGIPLKKEEGINLIEPENIVFARSERNYARLFTKDGNEEKVRKTLDQLQKDLEVHGFFRAHRSYLVRLEEVKKILFKNPTTYRLLLYTNHNIPVSRSQGSRLLSIFKNSNHKVLGLP; from the coding sequence ATGCGAATCCTAATCGTAGAAGATGATGTTTTATCCTCTCGCTGTTTGGAAATTTTAGCGAAAGAATTTTTGAACGAAAGGATACAAAGTATCCATACGGTTTCCGATCCGGGTTCTGCGGCGGAATTTATAAGAAAAAATCCTTTGGACCTATTATTTTTGGATATAAACCTCAAAGGAGAAACCGGTTTTAAACTCCTGGAAATCGAAAGTAGAAGTTTTTTCCAAACAATCATTGTATCTTCCGAAAGAGACAACGCCGTAAAAGCTTTCGAATTTTCCGTTTTAGATTTCCTACCAAAACCGATCACAAGAGAAAGATTCGGGATCTCCATCCAAAGATATCTTTCATCACATCCGAACGTATTCTCACTCAAAGGAATTCCTCTCAAAAAAGAAGAAGGGATCAATCTTATCGAACCGGAGAATATTGTATTCGCCAGATCGGAAAGAAATTATGCGAGACTATTTACCAAAGATGGAAACGAGGAAAAAGTCAGAAAGACCTTAGACCAACTCCAAAAAGATTTGGAAGTCCACGGATTTTTCAGAGCTCACCGAAGTTACCTAGTCAGATTGGAAGAAGTTAAAAAGATCTTATTTAAAAACCCTACTACCTACCGGCTCCTATTGTATACGAACCATAATATCCCCGTTAGTCGATCTCAAGGTAGTCGACTTCTATCCATATTCAAAAATTCGAATCATAAGGTCTTAGGTCTGCCGTGA
- a CDS encoding biotin--[acetyl-CoA-carboxylase] ligase — protein MSFQLLDPEKGIFLSEAGSTNTTLKGKEFPAGSWILADFQSSGRGRKGKTWSILGEEPFIFSGKFSSDSNLSSPGLFSLYVGIAVAKTILAVYPSASKKDLRIKWPNDIYLNGKKVCGILIETEKEGEVWDWILGIGANLYGTKIPDYLGDAGFITIDQNEKGRKSRFLETLLPLLNDAVLAISSGEKRTEFINEKLLWKGETIAWTEGGEQKTATLLGVNDEGKLLARTSVGNMVEFIDSPEDFRSLE, from the coding sequence ATGTCGTTTCAATTATTGGATCCCGAAAAAGGAATCTTTCTCTCGGAAGCAGGTTCCACAAATACCACCCTAAAAGGAAAGGAATTCCCGGCTGGGTCCTGGATCCTAGCGGATTTTCAATCTTCCGGAAGGGGAAGAAAGGGAAAAACCTGGAGTATTTTAGGAGAAGAACCTTTTATTTTTTCCGGCAAATTCTCTTCCGATTCCAACCTATCGTCTCCCGGTCTATTCTCCTTATATGTTGGGATCGCAGTCGCAAAGACGATTTTGGCCGTATACCCTTCTGCTAGTAAAAAAGATCTTCGGATCAAATGGCCGAACGATATTTATTTAAATGGAAAAAAAGTCTGCGGTATATTGATCGAGACGGAAAAAGAAGGAGAAGTTTGGGATTGGATCTTAGGCATAGGGGCCAATCTGTACGGTACTAAAATTCCGGATTATCTAGGTGATGCGGGATTTATCACAATCGATCAAAACGAAAAAGGACGAAAGAGTCGATTTTTAGAAACATTACTTCCTCTGTTGAACGATGCAGTACTCGCAATTTCAAGCGGAGAAAAAAGAACAGAATTTATAAATGAAAAACTTCTCTGGAAAGGAGAAACCATTGCCTGGACCGAAGGCGGAGAACAAAAAACCGCAACACTACTGGGAGTGAATGATGAGGGAAAATTATTAGCCCGGACCTCGGTCGGAAACATGGTCGAATTCATTGACAGCCCTGAGGATTTTAGGTCCTTGGAATAG
- a CDS encoding crossover junction endodeoxyribonuclease RuvC, translating into MKILGIDPGSHRLGYSVLQKDKSVIRVLTYGTIEVPSGTKSPVNLIAIRRQLDAILDEYHPDLASVEELFFAKNRTTAARVYEARGVVLLTLGEHNIPLVEPTASQIKKGTTGSGIADKKDIKAALKLLLGLENLTGHDDSWDAIASAYVGFAMSGSFKKK; encoded by the coding sequence GTGAAAATTTTAGGAATAGACCCTGGGTCCCATCGTCTGGGTTATTCCGTTCTTCAAAAAGATAAGTCGGTGATTCGTGTTCTCACTTACGGCACAATTGAAGTTCCGAGTGGAACAAAAAGTCCCGTCAATCTAATCGCGATTCGCAGACAATTGGACGCAATCCTGGATGAATATCATCCGGATCTGGCTTCCGTGGAAGAATTATTTTTTGCTAAGAACAGAACGACTGCCGCCAGAGTATACGAGGCGAGAGGAGTTGTTTTATTAACATTAGGAGAACATAATATTCCCTTGGTCGAGCCGACGGCTTCCCAAATCAAAAAGGGGACTACCGGTAGCGGTATAGCTGATAAAAAAGACATTAAAGCGGCTCTTAAACTTCTTTTAGGTCTGGAAAATTTGACTGGGCATGACGATTCTTGGGATGCTATTGCGTCCGCTTACGTAGGTTTTGCGATGAGCGGATCATTTAAAAAAAAATGA